In Plasmodium gaboni strain SY75 chromosome 7, whole genome shotgun sequence, the following are encoded in one genomic region:
- a CDS encoding hypothetical protein (conserved Plasmodium protein, unknown function), translated as MNILQKDKKKEKHSREHYVGKERRKNNFLFYNNRNKEYETKILKNSTRKYKNPKFINTTNLNYHKYYYTYSINNMSEKNKNCRMKKNDKEKENIILNKKRDMLEKYKLSVKKNNKNKKYNIKDGNMKEMYLTYDASHSDISDGVSLYNESNDNKFFKLNMDTSMDKNDLIIDDVTKNVLLNNISDDDDNNNNNNISDNNNNNNNNNNNHNHNNHNNNNHNQNGLYLSNYENEKDIMEYTTSAQYYDETNNINNKNTNIINNVDNTNNLNNKNNKNKYDNTSSNNLDYCTNKSDVIIEDPDMSCEMETMVEKDNILTNDADENYIELNKNFNKNIASNINDINNVSTKNRVEYLTYIQSTSIEKENMNNDTLHGDNKEMLYVPKNNINVNNLMNNYHNTYMDHAKNNYLNLIENNTMSEHQLLYDDDFVNADKMEGNYTKEINSTNNIMCDNNNNNNSNSECSSLLNDNKDTFFHSSYKMNNITDEVQDKSIYNNSNGMYESGLRNNLSNDINLNYTINSNSSNDENICDVNNKLYNSNYLTSNVNRLNYMENNLCDNKMYELTDYYNNNFVINEKNKNNMNLYNHSSMNVNNLNITEDFKSDEDHNGNMKIYHTIDDNNNNNININSNVSDGNNCHVGHNIHNINNAHNNNNWCSNSIASDEPKSNKINQMITKNNIDKVKIISTNNSCTNYNNDVNTVCPNSNSNNDKKMPFKSDDYDTEMEEMQVKKREFKNMILNNKSEFTTINENDELYKTVLYFEKKNKKILKMRRSLKRKRKSPKNENLEDDSCLMQDDNDINEDQKYENNSNDILNDQVGNYSNDINDKNMIHLKVEQQDDTDNNSNSNNNNNNLGVHKKYTDNEKNALLLLLNQKDNSNDNNLVNNSNIENNSMLIIPKKKNISSNVKGVKRNTKTKNQQNDTNDMCVNNDEMCGDNGKTQKGVNRKVGPGRKKNVNFKMEENADTNVIYEKININNDNCNNNNNNNNDNNNNDNNNNDNCSNNTMNGRKKFKKLKSVQALNNKCNNDVDLSFINKINNNNQIDYTVTDYSSGNSATLIDKQNCETDYLENGQYNHTSNISLNGLTYNGVMVKCELSDGKMNNNNNNSISTFNCNVKEEPVETIPCVYENKNNNNNNINSNNTNSCNNNINSNHNNNSNHFTFMSNHDNEHNGSGEKNNNQTTDNNGESNNIKGKEKGGRRNLRGRKGKNKKDDDYFYEEEIHDENVTKKRNKIKNKNTTKSNKKNDDNNINSHVEIMNTQNFQDNNASNITPNDNINKLNTNYKFSNNIQVKNENINNNILYNDISTICNNNNNNINVINGNSENSISNENLDNHNTNKNISNDKDNLSNIKCDLSLNTKTEQNDEEKPKRKTKKNSTKANSSKVPKSKTENTGEKKVRIKICLEDFFNKNKEIYNAIDIFSSINDINLPSIEDENSINLLLGNSKENETKSNNIQNLNEVKNDVQNRNETVIETLSDNTKIMKKNNTICSNCLYAYKIQICKRVEMFNFFEAKNDGLSAEAVKEGISNSNNNINNIDNMNNNETSYNKCNNILEHDNMQGQFYQNNNYFNINFCENIRNNKYIDIQLYKDLVKENKSVENYFKLTFYCLCGYLQYIKDDSDWKQIINCYYDEKDELKPKAPHIFCIKCKEVLVTNRFLDKDKTKIIMICECGSRNYDRINSYWIRRGNIKQRKAPQILCEECNSKMWVHTWLDDIGSKVKLLCKCGFKNFLKKNNNWVRSPRWKKPVPLIICNSCQQKMYMSQWLNNDGTKVKMKCECGWKTLIKEGNTWVRSEWSKKLLCLRLVKNPELLQKKYNIHSRRKGKLNSNELYEDDDDDEERDGEQEEGQDQDIQQIETNDIYKDNMIQNIQQQNNESYSFINSSINNEKFIDELNNNNNNINSDNYINQSLISNNHADNVVKSVKRTTNKTRKNSKSLKNKEENEKGEDMKNNNISSIDMKEQITEPILTNVDEKLNKRKKRTTKMKNIEINTNNMNNLHINCENNQYNDADSNKAYLMPNNVTQSNELILNQYNMMNNLKENNKIIEKNVPEIVQIRKDKRRKQTKKVEKVINDNNNNNNNSNNNSNNNSNNSNNNSNNNSNNNSNNNSNNSNNVMVGVKTNDDENVPCSNTNSINKKGRKVTFNKKNEKKKKNEKLNEEVKNSENCGTLITDINITDSQLYKSGKTEEKILLNGNGILLLDNINNNVNESPEKVTNISINMNPSYDFYNNEDGTTVIPEQNETNNENYNKIYYQNSYYIVSNYYDCYGKNYYNHGDISTYNENDIINNTDNIECTVITTTTNNNNTIIGDNIKNIDNNSENIINNSDNINNDNNNVEGGTNANLYENYIPNNNFEIINNNYVMSYDMNITDEYLDENKKFSDKHEILIPLEGYDKKKYIIENIKKFNYNISEVELNSILENLDDNELIDTFIANVIEKDEIEKSKLDDNDATANYSNELYPNKIYVDSMYTYDNYPGDIYGNEIYSNEVYKNVVYENEYYHNILEKNGISNLDIDINMDMNIDMDMDMDIDINMDMNSVNMNNVNMNNINMNNVNMNNVDINNVDINNVDINNVENISNNMNIQISVNNVDNKNADINLNHMEKNIIEKDINNNISSSEHMNKNYDMMENMNAVENISLNKTLRDNNFMNSNIHNFNIKNNTNNSNPFNISKDINILEKHNLEMNNNIMKESGNIKNMTNNVILNCNKNIIDKNIISNTFDKVTNENIPTMQKNYYENEKNNMINNTISNVKNNINDDSKNKNMQNYGPQIDNSSSLINSAYFSNQHENVITHIYVDKSVMQKDNFNNMGNNKFGTINKMNNIIHDKQVYNNNNNNNNSNDNIKKSIDNNSTNNIVVDEYDEKNYKDLSFVTNSNEHHDSSGIPNNFCNNFSMYANMMNIQNVNDGTLKGHISSTYKTNLDHIDPNKNEMNVYNQENEYEVINEYDEMNEYNEMNDYNELNELHEIFVRYSFNSDSEEKPCLHERTCKINEFITVCTICHDYINENIECKLVSCNNIESEENLGHKLNEEDEELLVHNNNINNYEQILVEKGKIENIHFDENIYDAIPIENLKNIRDDSNPKNNNIVNNNNINNNTDNNDNNNNNNNNGGLGCLGANNISVLEGNEGDMNYIYNSYEEFYINNNTMDDMKNNNNYMNNNIFFQEHNNYSTTADNFVSNQTPLMKHQKFYYPDNNNNNNNYISDSVNYVNGQSFLNNDELFKNDSLYSDNNSPLISNNNNNNSSDNSNNNSNSSNNSISSNANPTNNDCNDNYQEDYDNFIKSECNNNSCYNMVQI; from the coding sequence atgaatatattgcagaaggataaaaaaaaggaaaaacATAGTAGAGAACATTACGTAGGAAAAGAGAGAAGaaagaataattttttgttttataataatagaaataaagaatatgagacgaaaattttaaagaatAGTACTAGGAAATATAAGAATCctaaatttataaatacaacaaatttgaattatcacaaatattattatacatattctataaataatatgagtgaaaaaaataagaattgtaggatgaagaaaaatgataaggaaaaagagaatataatattaaataagaAAAGAGATATGcttgaaaaatataagttgagtgtgaaaaaaaataacaaaaataaaaaatataacataaaagACGGAAACATGAAAGAAATGTATTTAACATATGATGCTTCACATTCAGATATATCTGATGGTgtatcattatataatgaaagtaatgataataaattttttaaattgaATATGGACACATCTATGgataaaaatgatttaataATTGACGATGTAAcaaaaaatgttttattaaataatatatcagatgatgatgataataataataataataacattagtgataataataataacaataataataataataataatcataatcataataatcataataataataatcataatcAGAATggtttatatttatcaaattatgaaaatgaaaaggaTATAATGGAATATACTACAAGTGCGCAATATTATGATGAAAcaaacaatataaataataaaaatacaaacATTATTAACAATGTTGATAATACCAACAACCTTaacaacaaaaataataaaaataaatatgacAATACTAGTAGTAATAACTTAGATTACTGCACAAATAAAAGTGATGTAATTATTGAAGATCCAGACATGAGTTGTGAAATGGAGACAATGGTTGAgaaagataatatattaacaaatGATGCAgatgaaaattatatagaattgaataaaaattttaataaaaacattGCGTCcaatattaatgatataaataatgtaaGTACAAAAAATCGAGTTGAATATTTAACTTATATACAATCAACTAGTATTGAAAAAGAGAATATGAATAATGATACATTGCATGGagataataaagaaatgttatatgtaccaaaaaataatataaatgttaaTAACTTGATGAATAACTATcataatacatatatggATCATgcaaaaaataattatttgaatttgatagaaaataatacaatGAGTGAACATCAATTATTGTATGATGACGATTTTGTAAATGCAGACAAAATGGAAGGAAATTACACAAAGGAAATAAACAGcacaaataatataatgtgtgataataataataataataatagtaatagtGAATGctcatcattattaaatgataataaggatactttttttcattccagttataaaatgaataatataacagATGAAGTACAAGATAAGagtatttataataatagtaatgGTATGTATGAAAGTGGATTACGGAATAATCTATCAAATGATATAAACCTTAATTATACAATTAATAGTAATTCTTcaaatgatgaaaatatatgtgatgtaaataataaattatataactCAAATTATTTAACATCAAATGTGAATCGTTTGAATTATATggaaaataatttatgtgataataaaatgtatgAACTAActgattattataataataattttgtaattaatgagaaaaataaaaataacatgAATTTGTATAACCATTCTTCAATGaatgtaaataatttaaatatcACTGAGGATTTTAAAAGCGATGAAGATCATAATGgtaatatgaaaatatatcacaccatagatgataataataataataatattaatattaatagtaatGTTAGTGATGGTAATAATTGTCATGTGGGCCATAATATTcacaatataaataatgctcataataataataattggTGTAGTAATAGTATAGCTAGTGATGAACCaaaaagtaataaaatcaatcaaatgataacaaaaaataatattgacaaagtaaaaattatttcaACCAATAACAGCTGTacaaattataataatgatgtTAATACAGTTTGTCCAAatagtaatagtaataatgATAAGAAGATGCCTTTTAAAAGTGATGATTATGATACTGAAATGGAAGAAATGCAAGTAAAAAAGAgagaatttaaaaatatgattttaaataataaatctGAATTTACTACTATAAATGAAAACgatgaattatataaaacagttttatattttgaaaaaaaaaataagaaaattCTAAAAATGAGAAGATcattaaaaagaaaaagaaaatcccctaaaaatgaaaatttgGAAGATGATTCATGTCTTATGCAGgatgataatgatataaatgaagatCAGAAGTATGAAAACAATTctaatgatatattaaacgATCAGGTTGGGAATTACTCAAATGATATTAAcgataaaaatatgatacATTTGAAAGTGGAGCAACAAGATGATACtgataataatagtaatagtaataataataataataatttgggtgttcataaaaaatatactgataatgaaaagaatgcattattattattattaaacCAGAAAGATAATAGTAATGATAACAATTTGGTGAATAATTCtaatattgaaaataattcaatgttaataattccaaagaaaaaaaatatctcATCAAATGTTAAGGGTGTGAAAAGAAATACAAAAACAAAGAATCAACAAAATGATACAAATGATATGTGTgttaataatgatgaaatGTGTGGTGATAATGGAAAAACGCAGAAAGGTGTAAACCGAAAGGTTGGTCCAGgaaggaaaaaaaatgtaaatttTAAGATGGAAGAAAATGCTGATACTAATGttatttatgaaaaaataaatataaataatgataattgtaataataataataataataataatgataataataataatgataataataataatgataattgTAGTAATAATACCATGAATGggagaaaaaaatttaaaaagttAAAAAGTGTACAAGCTTTAAACaataaatgtaataatGACGTAgatttatcatttataaataaaataaataataacaatcAAATAGATTATACTGTAACAGATTATAGTAGTGGGAACAGTGCGACATTAATTGATAAACAAAATTGTGAAACGGATTATTTAGAAAATGGTCAATATAATCATACTTctaatatatcattaaatGGATTAACATATAATGGAGTTATGGTAAAATGTGAATTATCTGATGgtaaaatgaataataataataataatagtataAGTACTTTTAATTGTAATGTAAAAGAGGAGCCTGTTGAAACTATTCCCTGTGTATatgaaaacaaaaataataacaataataatattaatagcAACAATACTAATAGTTgtaacaataatattaatagtaaccataataataatagtaacCATTTTACTTTTATGTCGAACCATGATAATGAACATAATGGATCAGGggaaaaaaacaataatCAAACAACCGATAATAACGGAGAATCAAATAACATTAAGGGAAAAGAGAAAGGTGGTAGAAGAAACTTAAGAGGTcgaaaaggaaaaaataaaaaagatgatGACTATTTTTATGAAGAAGAGATACATGATGAAAATGTAACAAAGAAgagaaataaaattaaaaataaaaatactacaaaaagtaataaaaaaaatgatgataataatattaattcGCATGTGGAAATAATGAATACACAAAATTTTCAAGACAATAATGCTAGCAATATAACTCctaatgataatataaataaattaaatacaaattataaattttcgaataatatacaagtgaaaaatgaaaatataaataataacatattatataatgatatatcaacaatatgtaataataataataataatataaatgtaataaatGGTAATTCAGAAAATTCTATTAGCAATGAAAATCTTGATAATcataatacaaataaaaatatatcaaatgataaagataatttatcaaatattaaatgtGATTTATCATTAAATACCAAAACTGAACaaaatgatgaagaaaaacCAAAAAGGAAAACAAAGAAAAATTCGACGAAGGCTAATAGTAGTAAAGTTCCTAAGAGTAAAACTGAAAATACTGGGGAAAAAAAAGTTAGAATAAAAATTTGTTTAGAagatttttttaataaaaataaggaGATATATAATGCGAttgatattttttcaagtattaatgatattaatTTGCCATCAATAGAAGATGAAAATTcaattaatttattattgGGAAATTCGAAGGAAAATGAAAcaaaaagtaataatatacaaaatttaaatgaagTAAAAAATGATGTACAAAATAGAAACGAAACTGTTATTGAAACTTTGTCtgataatacaaaaattatgaagaaaaataatacgATATGTTCTAATTGTCTTTATGCTTATAAAATTCAAATATGTAAGAGGGTTGAAatgtttaatttttttgaagCAAAAAATGATGGATTAAGTGCAGAAGCTGTAAAAGAAGGTATAagtaatagtaataataatattaataatatagataatatgaataataatgaaacgagttataataaatgtaacAATATATTGGAACATGATAATATGCAAGGACAATTTTATcagaataataattattttaatataaatttttgtgaaaatattagaaataataaatatattgatatacaattatataaagatttagtaaaagaaaataaatccgtagaaaattattttaaattaacGTTTTATTGTTTATGTGGTtatttacaatatattaaagaTGATTCTGATTGGaaacaaattataaattgttattatgatgaaaaaGATGAATTAAAACCAAAGGCACCtcatatattttgtataaaaTGTAAAGAAGTATTAGTTACGAATAGATTTCTTGATAAAgataaaacaaaaattattatgatttgTGAATGTGGTAGTCGAAATTATGATCGAATTAATTCTTATTGGATAAGAAGAGGAAATATTAAACAACGAAAAGCACCACAAATATTATGTGAAGAATGTAATTCAAAGATGTGGGTACATACATGGTTAGATGATATAGGATCTAAAGtgaaattattatgtaaatGTGGTTTTAAaaactttttaaaaaaaaataataattggGTCAGAAGTCCAAGGTGGAAAAAACCGGTACCATTAATAATCTGTAATTCTTGCCAACAGAAAATGTATATGAGTCAATGGCTAAATAATGATGGAACAAAAGTAAAAATGAAATGTGAATGTGGATGGAAAACTTTAATTAAAGAAGGAAATACATGGGTTAGAAGTGAATGgtcaaaaaaattattatgtttaaGATTAGTAAAAAACCCAGAATTgttacaaaaaaaatataatattcattcAAGAAGGAAAGGTAAATTAAATTCAAATGAATTATATGAGGAcgatgatgatgatgaagaaaGGGATGGAGAGCAAGAAGAAGGTCAAGATCAAGATATACAACAAATTGAAACAaatgatatttataagGATAATATGATTCAAAATATACAACAACAGAATAATGAGTcttattcatttattaatagttccataaataatgaaaaatttattgacgaattaaataataataataataatattaatagtgataattatattaatcAGTCATTAATATCAAATAACCATGCAGATAATGTAGTAAAATCAGTTAAAAGGACTACTAATAAAACAAGAAAGAATAGTAAATccttaaaaaataaagaagaaaatgaaaaaggggaagatatgaaaaataataatatatcttcaATAGATATGAAGGAACAAATAACAGAGCCCATCTTGACTAACGTTGATGagaaattaaataaaaggaagaaaagaacgactaaaatgaaaaatatagaaattaatacgaataatatgaataatttacatataaattgTGAAAATAATCAGTATAATGATGCAGACTCCAATAAAGCATATTTAATGCCTAATAATGTGACGCAATCAAATGAATTAATTTTGAAccaatataatatgatgaataatttgaaagaaaataataagataaTAGAAAAGAATGTCCCTGAAATTGTTCAAATTAGAAAAGATAAAAGGAGAAAACAAACTAAGAAGGTAGAGAAGgtaataaatgataataataataataataataatagtaataataatagtaataataatagtaataatagtaataataatagtaataataatagtaataataatagtaataataatagtaataatagtaataatgTTATGGTTGGGGTTAAAACgaatgatgatgaaaatgtACCATGCAGTAATACCAACTCCATTAATAAGAAAGGCAGAAAAGTTACGTTTAACAAAAAGAATgagaaaaagaaaaagaatgaaaaattaaacgAAGAAGTTAAAAATTCAGAAAATTGTGGAACTTTAATAACtgatattaatataacAGATAGtcaattatataaatcagGTAAAACAGAAGAGAAAATTTTGTTAAATGGAAATggtatattattattagataatataaataataacgTTAATGAAAGTCCTGAAAAAGTAACAAATATATCAATCAATATGAATCCTTCATatgatttttataacaATGAAGACGGTACTACGGTAATACCTGAACAGAATGAAACtaataatgaaaattataataaaatatattatcaaaattcatattatattgtttcaaattattatgattgTTATGgaaagaattattataatcatgGAGATATTTCCActtataatgaaaatgatattattaataatactGATAATATAGAATGTACAGTAATTACTACTActacaaataataataatacaattaTTGGTGATaacattaaaaatattgataaCAATAgtgaaaatattattaacaatagtgataatattaataatgataataataatgtcGAGGGTGGAACGAATGCAAACCTTTATGAAAACTATATAccaaataataatttcgAAATAATTAATAACAATTATGTTATGTCTTATGATATGAATATTACAGATGAATATTtagatgaaaataaaaaattttccGATAAACATGAAATATTGATACCTTTAGAAGGTTAtgataaaaagaaatatataattgagaatattaagaaatttaattataatattagtGAAGTGGAATTGAATTCAATATTGGAAAATTTAGATGACAATGAATTAATTGATACATTTATTGCGAATGTAATAGAAAAAGATGAAATAGAAAAAAGTAAGTTGGATGATAATGATGCGACTGCAAATTATTCAAATGAATTGTATccaaataaaatatatgtagaTAGTATGTATACGTATGATAATTATCCAGGTGATATATATGgaaatgaaatatattctaATGAGGTGTATAAAAATGTTGTATATGAGAATgaatattatcataatatcCTTGAGAAAAATGGAATTAGTAATTTGGATATCGATATTAATATGGACATGAACATTGATATGGATATGGATATGGATATTGATATTAATATGGATATGAATAGTgtaaatatgaataatgtaaatatgaataatataaatatgaataatgtaaatatgaataatgttgatataaataatgttgatataaataatgttgatataaataatgttgaaaatattagtaataatatgaatattcAAATTAGTGTTAATAATGTGGATAATAAAAATGCTgatattaatttaaatcatatggaaaaaaacataatcgaaaaggatataaataataatattagtAGTAGTGAacatatgaataaaaattatgatatgatggaaaatatgaatgctgttgaaaatatttcattaaataaaacattaagagataataattttatgaattcaaatatacataattttaatataaaaaataatacaaataatagtaatccttttaatatttcaaaggatataaatattttggaaaaacataatttagaaatgaataataatattatgaaagaaagtggtaatataaaaaatatgacaaataatgtaatattgaattgtaataaaaatataattgataaaaatattattagtaATACATTTGATAAGGTAACAAATGAAAACATTCCAACGATGcaaaagaattattatgaaaatgaaaaaaataatatgataaataatacTATTAGTAATGtaaagaataatattaatgatgaTAGTAAAAATAAGAACATGCAAAATTATGGACCCCAGATTGATAACAGTTCCTCTTTAATTAATTCTGCCTATTTTTCAAACCAGCATGAAAATGTTATTACTCATATATACGTAGATAAATCAGTTATGCAAAAGGATAACTTTAACAACATGGGGAATAATAAATTTGGTACcataaacaaaatgaataatataatacacGACAAACaagtatataataataataataataataataatagtaatgataatattaaaaagagtattgataataatagcactaataatattgttgttgatgaatatgatgagaaaaattataaagatTTATCATTCGTTACAAACAGTAATGAACATCATGATAGTTCAGGTATTCcaaataatttttgtaataatttTAGTATGTATGCaaatatgatgaatataCAAAATGTTAATGATGGTACATTAAAAGGTCATATATCTAGTACTTATAAAACCAACTTAGATCATATTGATCCTaacaaaaatgaaatgaaTGTATATAACCAAGAAAATGAATATGAGGTAATTAATGAATATGATGAAATGAATGAATATAATGAAATGAATGATTATAACgaattaaatgaattaCATGAAATT
- a CDS encoding histone H2B variant: protein MSGKGPAQKSQAAKKTAGKTLGPRHKRKRRTESFSLYIFKVLKQVHPETGVTKKSMNIMNSFINDIFDRLVTEATRLIRYNKKRTLSSREIQTAVRLLLPGELSKHAVSEGTKAVTKYTTSAA from the coding sequence atgtCAGGAAAAGGACCAGCTCAAAAATCCCAAGCAGCCAAAAAAACTGCTGGAAAAACCTTAGGACCAAGacataaaagaaaaagaagaacTGAATCTTTTTCACTTTACATTTTCAAAGTCTTAAAACAAGTACATCCAGAAACAGGAGTAACCAAAAAAAGTATGAATATTATGAACTCTTttattaatgatatatttgACAGATTAGTTACTGAAGCCACAAGACTAATTCgttataataaaaaaagaactTTATCATCACGTGAAATTCAAACAGCTGTAagattattattaccaGGAGAATTATCAAAACACGCCGTTTCAGAAGGAACAAAAGCTGTAACCAAATATACAACAAGTGCAGCTTAA